The Morococcus cerebrosus sequence ATGAGCCGCAGAGCCGACAGCGAAATGGTGAAGGAAATGCTCGAAAAAGCCGTACCCCGTCTGACTGATAAGGGAACAATGCTGCATTCCGACCAAGGTGTGCTGTACCGTACGGCGGAATATAGGAAATTGATTGCAAAACATTCCATGGTTCAAAGCATGTCGCGTAAGGCGAACTGCTGGGACAATGCGCCGATGGAAAGCTTCTTTGCGGTGTTGAAGACGGAGTGTTTCTATAACGCAGGAGAATTGACGGTGGATGAATTGATGAAACAGATAGATGACTATATGGATTACTACAACCGGGAGCGTTGCAGTTTGAAATTGAAAAAGCTGAGTCCTGTCGCATACAGAACCCAGCTTGCACAGAGCGCCTGAATAGGCTTTTATGAGTGTCCAAGATTTGGGGGCCAGTTCAGTTTTCAGACGACCTCAATCATTCCAAACTTTCAACCGACCTTATTTCAAGGCTTCCAGCAGCTTCCCGTGTATCCCGCCGAAACCGCCGTTGCTCATCACCAAAATATGGTCGCCTGCTTCGGCATGTTTCACGATTTCGGCAACGAAGGCATCAAAGTCTTGTCCGACGTGCAGCTTGCCGCCCAAAGGTGCGAGGGCTTCGGCGACGTCCCAGTCCACGCCGCCGGCGTAGCAGAATACTTGGTCGGCACCTTTGAGGCTTTCGGGCAGGGCGGCTTTCATGGTGCCGAGTTTCATGGTGTTGGAACGCGGCTCAAGGACGGCGAGAATGCGGGCGTTTCCGACGCGCTGACGCAGGCCTTCGATGGTGGTTTCGATGGCGGTCGGATGGTGGGCGAAGTCGTCGTAAACGGTGATGCCGTTCACCGTGCCTTTGATTTCCATGCGGCGTTTGACGTTTTTAAACGCGCTCAAGGCTTCGCAGGCCGTCTGAATATCGACTCCGGCATGGCGCGCGGCGGCGATGACGGCGAGCGCGTTCATGCGGTTGTGTCCGCCCATCAAATCCCATGCGACGTGTCCGGCTTTTTTGCCGTCAAGCAACACGTCGAACGAGCCGTTGGCATTGACTTCGCCGACCTGCCAGCCATGTTCGATGCCGAATTTTTCCACCGGCGTCCAGCAGCCTTTGTCGAGAGTGTCTTGCAGGCTTTGCTGCTGTCCGTTGCAAACGATTAAGCCTTCGGACGGAACGGTGCGCACGAGGTGGTGGAACTGGGTCTGTATCGCACCCAAGTCGGCAAAGATGTCGGCGTGGTCAAATTCCAGATTGTTCAACACGGCGGTACGCGGACGGTAATGCACGAATTTGGAGCGTTTGTCGAAAAAGGCGGTGTCGTATTCGTCGGCTTCGATGACGAAAAACGGCGATTTGCTGTTCGGGTCTTGACGCGGCGTTTGCGGCAGACGGGCGGAAACGCTGAAGTTTTCCGGTACGCCGCCGATGAGGAAGCCCGGCGCGAGTCCGGCATATTCCAAGACCCATGCGAGCATGGACGCAGTGGTGGTTTTGCCGTGCGTCCCCGCCACGCCGAGCACCCAATGATGGTGCAGCACGTTTTCCGACAGCCATTGCGGACCGGAAATATAAGGCAGGCCGCGGTTCAAAATCGCTTCAACCACATCCATCCCGCGCTTGGCGACATTGCCGATAACGTAAACGTCGGCTTTAAATTCGTCCAACTGCGCGGCATCGAAGCCTTCGTGTACGTCTATGCCCAAGGCTTCGAGCTGGGTGCTCATCGGCGGATACATCTTCGCGTCGCAACCGCTGACTTTAAACCCCGCTTCTTTGGCAATGGCGGCCACCCCGCCCATAAACGTGCCGCCGATACCGATAATGTGGATGTGTTTCATGATAAGACCGTCTTTTGAATGAAATAATGGGAAAGCCGCCATTATAGCGGAGTTTGGACGGAGGGGTCGTCTGAAAAGCGAAGCTGTGGCAAGATGGACAATATAGAGGATTTGAACTGAACAGGAGAAAGCCCATGCCCAAGCTGACACCCCAAATGTTCGCTTTTCTGCAAGCGCCTCAAGCCGAATCCGTCTTACTGCGGCTCTACACCCAAGCCTTAAAGCAAAACAGACAGATGTTTTTTCATTTTCTGCCCAAGATTTTCAAGCTCTTGGGCAAAGGGCTGGATTGGACGGGGGAAAACGAAAGTTTTTACGAAGACAAATACATCCCCATCGCACCGCGACAAGGCAAGTTTTTGTATATGCAGGCTTTGGCATCGGGAGCAAAAAACATTGTCGAATTCGGAACTTCCTACGGCATTTCGACGCTGTATCTTGCCGCAGCCGCCAAGCGCAACGGCGGGCGCGTCATCACTTGCGAATATCTGCCGCACAAAGCCGCAGCGGCGAGAAAACATTTCCAAGAAGCCTGTTTGGCAGACTATATCGAGCTTCGCGAAGGTGATGCGCTGGAAACCTTAAAAGACTTAGCCATCTGCCCCGATTTCGTCTTACTCGACGGCTGGCCGGATTTGGTATTCCCCGTATTCAAGCTGCTGGAACCTAATCTTGCCGACCGCGCGGTCATCGCCGTGGACGATGTGGAAGGCTTCTCACCTGCCATGCAGGATTATCTCGATTACGTCCGCCGTCCTGAAAACGGTTATATTTCATCCACGCTAAAACCTTACAAAGCGTTGGAATATACGGTCAAAACAGGCAACCATACCGAAAAGGTCGTCTGAAAACCGGTTTCACCAAGATGAAACCGCCTTTTCAGACGACCTTCAATATGATTCAGTCCTCGTCCTTTCCGTCCAGCAGCAAAAACACCATCGTCGCAAACAGCATCAATACCGCCGTCAACACCATCGCCCTCGAATAATTGTCCGCCCCCGCCCTGCCCAGATAGGCGTAAATCAGGGTGGTCAGCGTCTGCCATTCGGGACGCGCCAAAAACAGCGTTGCCGCAAACTCGCCGACGCAGGTTGCCGCCGCCAAAGTCAGCCCGCGCCTGAAAGCAGGTTTCAGCAATGGGGCGGTGATGTAAAAGGTCGTCTGAAAACGGTTTGCCCCCATAGTTCTCGCCGCCTCGCCATAGCCTTGCGGCAACGCATCCCATGCCGCCAAAACATCTTTGGCAACAAACGGATACGCCAACAGCGCATAAGCGGCAATCAAAAGCGGCAGCGATGCCGTCCATTGCGGATACAGCAGCAGCACGCCGAACGCCACACAGACCGGCGACACCATAAACGGCAAAAATACCGCCCCCCTCACCCACGCCGCGCGTCTTGCCAAGCAGGCATACGACACGCCCAATACCGCAGCGGCAGCAACCGCCGCTGCCGAAAAACGAACGGTGTTCCAAAGCGCCGCCAGCGTTTCGCCCTCGAGCAATACCCGCCAAGACCCTCCGGCAAGGACAGCCTGCCGGACAACCGCAAGCAGGGGCATCAGGCAGCACACACACAACACCGACAATACCGCCGCGACCATCAGCCGTTCCGCCGCTGTTTCGGGCTTGCGCGGGCGCGGTGCGGCGTGTGCCTTATCCGCATCCGTCCGACGGCTCAACCGCGCATACAGCAACCCCGCCGCTGCGGTAATCCCCAACACCAGCCATACCAAGACGGAAGCCTGCGCCATATCCAATTCATACGCAATCAGCCGGTAAATCTCTACTTCCACCGTCGCATAGCGGTCGCCGCCCAACAGCAAAGCCAGTCCGAACCCCGAAAAACAATACAGGAAAACCAAACACAAACCGCCCGCCAACCACGGGCGCAATACCGGCCATTCCACCCTTAAAAACCGCTGCCAAGCCCCCGCCCCCAAAGCCTGCGCCGTTTGCAGGCGCGCCTCGGGAACCTGCAAAAATCCCTGATACGCCGCGCGCACCAAAACCGGCAGGTTGAAAAACACATTGCCGTAAATCAACAGATACGGCGTATCCTGCCAGCCCGCCCAAACGGCACCGTTTGTGCCGAACAAAGCCAACACGCCCATCCCCGCCACCAAAGTCGGCATCACGAAAGGCAGCATCAACAGCCTCAACACCAAAGCGCGTCCCCGGAAATCCAAACGCGCCAACACCCACGCCGCAGGCACGCCCAAAATCCCCACCAGCACGCAGGTTGCCAAAGCCTGAAACACCGTCCATAAGATAAGGTGCTGCATATAGTCATCTCGCAACACCCCGCCCCATGCACTCCCATCGTAAAAAGCCAGCGCAACCAAAGGTGCGACGACCATCACGATAAGGAAGCCCAAAGGCAGCAGCGCGAGCAGTAAAGTGGAACTGAAAGAGCGGATGGAAGACATGGTTTGATGCTGTATGAAAATTAAAAAAATATAGGATTAAGTCGTCTGAAAAACGGTTTCAGCAAACCTGCCAAGCTGCTTTCAGACGACTTTTTTAAAACTAAGATGCTTGATGGTAAGGTATCAGGCAGATGGCAAGCCAATGGATGATGAGCGGTTTGGACATAGTGTGTGATGGACAAAATAAGGATGATGGAAAAAGAGCAAGTCGGCAGTTTAATCGGTACGGGAAAGGATTTCAAACGGATGGTTAGGTCGTCTGAAATCCTTTCTGTATTATTTTTTAAAACGTAAACTGGGTATTTGTGCCTGCTTTGGAGACTGCGTATCAGCTTTGAATTTTTTCTGGAACGCTATAAAAAATTCCTGATACTTCAGAATATTTTTAATAACACCCTCCCTATCCAATTTATCGTTACCAAACCACCCCTCTCTTTCAACCACGGCAAACGTCATGGTTTTCCCCTTCCCAAACCTTTCCGGTTTTTTAATCTCGAAGAAACCTTCTTTACGAGCTTCCGATATAAACAACTTAAAAAGTTTATTTCGTATTTGTCTTCTATCGTTTTCAACACTCTCGTCAGATATATTGACCTTAAAGCAAAGCCTTACCTTACTTTGCTCCAACTGCATATAAATAAAATTTTTGTCTGTCAGCGGCAATTTAGAAAAGGCATACCACCAAAAACCGCCACTGGGATTATTTGCATAATCCCACCACATATCTGCCGCTGGTAATTCATTTTCTAAAAATTGAAAAAATCCCTGCCAATCAATACCCTGCCATTCCGTAATGGCTATCTCTCCAAATTGATTATTTTTCTCCTCCAGCCTTTTAATCCGCTCGAGAAAATCTATAAAAATATTATTCTTTATAAGATCCGTATATTTTTCGAGAATACAAATAAGGTTTTTCCTGTCAAAAACCTTGAACCCTTTATTTTCCACTCTTGTCAGGCTTGCTTTGTTTTCATTACCGGTTTTTATATAAATGCAGACAATGCTTTTACCTTTCGCCATTCTCTCCGCAGCTTCCCTATACCGGTTTAGCTGATTAGAATGCTCCTTAGTATTGGTTTTGTCTTCAATTACAATAAAATATTTATCATTTACCTCAGCCCATATATCAATATTTTCCCTTTGCCTCCCTGCTTTCACAGAAGTAATTTTTTCATCAAAATTCGGATAGTGTGATTTGATTAATTCTGTAACAAATTTCCGCGCACATTCATTTAAAACCTCATCTTCTCGTTTGCATCCCTCATCGGCAAACATCAATAGCCAAGTAATAAAAGCATCCTGACTCAGTTCTTTAGTGGCTATATCAAAAATATTCGGTTTCATTTTTTCCCTTTTTTATCTGAATAACAACACACAGGTCGTCTGAAAACGGCTTGGAGGCTGTATCTTTGTTTTCAGACGACCTCCTTCCTGCTCAATTTTTTGTTTTCTCTGTCATCAGCCGATTCCTCAACCATCTGGCGGTAGGTGCGATTTCGCCTGCGAGCATACCGGTTTCTACGCCTGTCGAGTGTTTGATGACATCCGCCGCCGCGCCGTGCAGCCATACGCCGGCGCAAGCGGCTTGGAACGGCGGGATGCCTTGCGCGAGCAGGCTGCCGATGATGCCGCTTAAAACGTCGCCGCTGCCTGCGGTGGCAAGTCCGGCGTTGCCGCTTGGGTTGGTATAGACCGTGCCGTCGGGCGTAGCGACCAGTGTGCGGTGTCCTTTTAAGACGGTTACGGCTTGGAACGTTGCGCTGATGGTGTGGACGGCGGACATTCTGTCTTGCTGAACGGCTTGGGTGGATGTACCGAGCAGGCGGGCGGCTTCGGCGGGATGCGGGGTCAGAACCAGATGGCTGCGTTTTTGTGCAGCTTCGCGGTTTTCGGGATGCGACCTTGCCAGCAAAGTCAGTGCATCGGCATCGAGCAGCAGCGGCGCGTCCTGATTTTGCGTCAACACGGTATTTAAGATTTGGCTGGCGGTTTCGTCCAAACCCATGCCGCAGCCGACCGCCCATGCGCTGATGTCCTTGCGTTTCAGCAGGTCTTCGGCAGTCGCCAGCATGATTTCGGGGCGTTCGGGGATGACGGCGAAGGGTAAGGCGGTTTGATTGAAGCCCGCCCACACTTTGCCGCTGCCTTGATAAATCGCGGCGGTGGAAGCGAGAACAACGGCTCCGCTCATGCCCGATGCGCCGCCGACGACGGCGAGCGTGCCGTATGTCCCTTTGTGCGATTCCGCTTGGCGTGGGGCGAATACGTCGGGAAATTGCGAGGTCGTCTGAAAAAAATCGGGCGTATCGGGGAACTTATAGGACGGGTTCATCATCAATCTGCCTGAGTTTGGTAAAATGGCGGTTGCGTGGCGAAAAGAGGTTGTAATCCCTCTTTTATCGACTGTTGTTTTCACGATTCTACCGCCCCGTATAGGAACACTACAACCACACAACAAGGAATATTTAATGAAACAAAAAGTCAAAGTCTGGGATTTGCCAACGCGCCTGTTTCACTGGCTCTTGGTCTTGTCGGTCGGATTTATGTGGTACAGCGCGCAGGCAGGCGGCGGGATGCTGGTTTGGCACTTGCGCTGCGGGCTGCTGGTGGCAGGGCTGATTGTCTTCCGCCTGTGTTGGGGCTTGTGGGGCAGCGATACGGCGCGTTTTTCACAATTCGTGCGCGGCCCGTCGTCCATCCGCCGCTACCTGCAAGGCAGCCTGACGGAAAACGAACAGCCCGGACACAACCCTTTGGGCGCGCTGATGGTCATCGCGCTGATTGCGGCGGTCTTGCTGCAAGTAACGACGGGTTTGTTCGCCGCCGATGAAAACACGTTTACCGACAGCGGCTATCTGAACCATTTGGTCAGCTCGGACACGGGCAGCCTGATGCGCAAAATCCACGTCAATTTCTTCAACCTGCTGGCGGCATTGGCAGGCTTACACATCGTTACGGTCTTGGCGTATAAGTTTTTGAAGAAAAAAGATTTGATCCGCCCGATGATCAGCGGCTACAAGTATATCGAGGGGCAAACCGTTACCTTGAAATTTGCTTCCGCCGCCAAACTGATTGCCGCATTGGCAGTGGCGGCTGTGGCGGTGGCTGCGATTTTGATGTTGAAATAACAATTTAAACAAATAGGAAAAGGTCGTCTGAAACTTTCAGACGACCTTTTGTCATTGGATTTATTGCTTTTTCAGCCCTTTGGCTTTGACGGTCGCAATGGTGCCGTCTATGCCTTTTTGCTTGATAAGTTCGCCGAACTGGTTGCGGTAAACCGTTACCAGGCTCGTTCCGTCCACGCGGATGTTGTAGATTTTATAGACAGGGCCGACCTTATAAAGCTGGTAGGCTACTTCGTATTTCGTCCCTTTTTTGGTGTGCAGTTCAGAAAATACGTCGAACTTATTGCCGTTGACCGTCATTTTCGGCAACAGCCTTACCTGCGCATCTGCCGCGCCGATTAAGGCGGAATGCGAATACATGGCTATAATCATGTCTTTAAAAGCGCGGATAAATTCCGTTTTCTGAGTAGCGGAGAATTCACGCCAAGGCGCGCCGACCGCCAAAGCGGAAATGCGTTCGTAATCCAGATAACGGTCTGCATACTGCTCAATCTGCTTGACCTTTTGCGCCTCGCTCAAAGAGCCGTTGCGCGCGATTTTCAAAACTGCATCTATATTCTGCTGCATCTGAGCCTGTGCGGGGTGTGTTTCAGCCGCCACATAAGGCGCGGCAACCACCATCGGGACAGATAATACAAAAGCGGACAAATAAGGGTTCATCGTTACTCCATAAGATAAGAAGCAAAGCTGCATTTTAAAACGCCCTGAGGCATAAACCGTTAATCAAATGTAAAAGCAGGAAAGATAACTATATAATCGCCCTATCCGAATTTCTGAAATTCCCGCCATGTACGATGTCAACACACACGATGTCCGCCGATTTTTCGCCCATGTCTGGCGACAACGCCTCACCCCCCTGCAACTGGACGGCCTGCAACAAAAAGCCCTGCGGATTATCGAAGCCCATCCCGAATACGCCCGCTATCTCGAAAATATCGAAGACTATCTGGACAAGACCTGGACGCCCGAAGAAGGAGAAACCAATCCCTTCCTGCATATGTCCCTGCATCTCTCCCTGCAAGAACAAGCAGCCATCGACCAGCCGCCCGGCATCCGCGCCATACACGGACAACTCTGCGTGCGCTATGGCGGCGATTGGGTACGTGCCGAACACGATATGATGGATGCGCTGGCAGAAACCATATGGGAAGCGCAACGCTACGGACGCGGCTTGGATGTCAATGCCTATATGACTCGGCTGCGCAAACTGGTCGGACTGGGGCAGGAAGAAACCGCCCGCATCAATCTGCACGAAGTCGGCGTGTCCGGCATCATCAGCGAAAGGGCTTGAGTTCATCTAGTCTCACCTAGTTTCCAGTTTATAGAAAAGAATTTTCAGACGACCCTTCATGCCCGTTTAGTTCAAAATATCGGCTACCTTACATATCTATCACACTAAAATCAGTAAAGAGGTCGTCTGAAATCCGTTTTCAGACGACCTTATCTTAACCTTTACCCCCCCGGCAATATCACTTTACCCTTCCATATACCCCCGCTCCCGCATAGAGCAGACTTCTTTCGCCGTAACAATGAAATGATCCAAAAGCGAGACATCAACCAATGCCAAAGCCTGTTTCAGACGACTTGTGAACGCAATATCGGATTGCGAAGGCGTTGCCGAACCGCCGGGATGATTATGCGCGATAATCAGGCTGTCGGCGTATTCGTCCAATGCGAGCTTGACGATTTCCCTGATATAGACGGTATTTTCTGCCACCGTTCCGCGCGAGAGTTCGCGCATGGCAATCAGCCTGTTTTGGCGGTTGAGCAAAAGCGCGGTGCTGACTTCTATCTTTTCGTGCCCTAAATGCAGGCGCAGATAATCGGCAACGGCTTTCGGACTGGAAAGCGTGATGTTTTCCTGCAAATCCTCGCCCAAAATCCGTCTGCCGATTTCTTTGACGACGGCAAACTGGGTAAAACTCGCCAAACCCATGCCCTTGTATGCGGAAAGCGTTTTCGCGTCGGCGCTCATCAGCTTGCCCAAGCTGCCAAACTCGTTCAACAGATAACGCGCCAAATCCACTGCACTCATCCCGCGCGTACCGACCCGCAGCAAAATCGCCAATAACTCCGCATCGCTCAATGCACCTGCACCATGTGCCAACAATTTCTCGCGCGGCCGCTCGCCTTCAGGCCATTGTTTGATACTCATGTTTTACCCCTTGCGTGAACATTCACGAAAAAATTTGTTTGAAAATCTGCTTGTTATTGCACTTTCTGCAATGAAATGCTTATTAAGCAACTATTGTAAATATTTTATATTTTATTATATTTTGAATGAATATTTAAAATATAAGCATAATATCCATATAAATTAATTGCATAAAAACAACGCGCTCAACTTCGCTTGTGAAAGCGATTGCCTTTCCTTATTCACCCGTATGGATTGACCGCAGATTCAATCTGACAGGTTTCAAAATGTCCTGTTTAAATCAAATCCGCGGGAAATCAGCCCCTTCGGGCAATTTCGTATTGCCCCTGCGTGCCATAGGCTAATATAATAGCGAGTTCGGCGGAGACGGTTTATCCTTGGATTTCCACCCGTTTCCCATCCATGCTGCCCGTGCGCTTCACAAGAGTTTCAGACGACGTTGCGACGTTGCGACTCCCGCCAGCAATCAAACAGCTTTTTATCACCCTTTCGAAAATCCGTTTTGCCGGTACTCGTCATTTTTATTGGAGTATTGCCATTATGACCGCAACCACTGCGTCTTCAGCCAAACCTTATCTTAAAATCCAAGGCTTGGTGAAAAAGTTTGGTGACAATTACGCTGTCGATAACATCGACTTGGATATTTATCAACATGAAATCTTTGCCCTTTTGGGCAGCTCCGGCAGCGGCAAATCCACGCTGCTGCGTATGCTGGCGGGCATGGAAAGCCCCAATCAGGGCAAAATCATTCTGGACGGTCAAGACATTACCAAACTTGCCCCCTACGAGCGCCCCATCAATATGATGTTTCAAAGCTATGCCCTGTTCCCGCACATGACGGTGGAGCAGAACATTGCCTTTGGTCTGAAACAAGACAAAATGCCCAAAGATGAAATCGCCGCACGCGTAGAAGAAATGCTGCGTTTGGTGCAGATGACCAAATACGCCAAGCGCAAACCGCATCAATTATCCGGCGGTCAGCAACAACGTATTGCTTTGGCACGCAGCTTGGCAAAGCGTCCGAAAATCCTGCTGCTTGACGAACCTCTCGGCGCATTGGACAAAAAATTGCGCCAACAAACCCAGCTCGAATTGGTCAATACGTTGGAACAAGTCGGCGTAACCTGCATCATGGTCACGCACGACCAAGAAGAAGCGATGACGATGGCGACCCGCATCGCCATTATGTCTGACGGTCAGTTGCAACAGGTCGGTACGCCCAGCGACGTGTACGACTACCCCAACAGCCGCTTTACCGCCGAATTCATCGGCGAGACCAATATTTTCGGCGGCGTCGTGATTGACGACCATGCCGATTATGCCGTTATCGAATGCGAAGGCTTGGAAAACCACGTCCGCATCGACCACGGTCTGGGCGGCCCGAGCGAACAAGACATTTGGGTCAGCATCCGTCCCGAAGACATTGATTTGTACAAAGAAAAACCCGACCACTTGGGCAGCTTCAACTGGGCAAAAGGCACGGTAGAAGAAATCGCCTACTTGGGCAGCTTCGCCATCTACCACATCAAACTCGCCAACGGCCGCGTCGTCAAAAGCCAAGTTCCCGCACCTTATTGGTATGTCCGCAACATCACGCCGCCGACTTGGGACGAAACCGTCTATATCAGCTGGCCGGAAAACCAACCGACTCCGTTGTTCCGTTGATTTAAGGGGAATGAGATGAACCTTAAAAAACTGAAAAACAAACTGTTCCGCCGCCCGGGTCAGCGCGCGGTCATTGCCGTGCCGTATATTTGGCTTTTGGTGCTGTTTCTGATTCCGTTCGCCATCGTGCTGAAAATCAGCTTTGCCGAACAAGAAATCGCCATTCCGCCGTTTACGCCGCTGACCAGCGTCGATGAAGATTTAGGTCGTCTGAACATCGCCATCAGTTATCAAAACTATGCCGATATCTTCCAAAATTTTTGGAATACCCTGAATCCGTTCG is a genomic window containing:
- the mpl gene encoding UDP-N-acetylmuramate:L-alanyl-gamma-D-glutamyl-meso-diaminopimelate ligase → MKHIHIIGIGGTFMGGVAAIAKEAGFKVSGCDAKMYPPMSTQLEALGIDVHEGFDAAQLDEFKADVYVIGNVAKRGMDVVEAILNRGLPYISGPQWLSENVLHHHWVLGVAGTHGKTTTASMLAWVLEYAGLAPGFLIGGVPENFSVSARLPQTPRQDPNSKSPFFVIEADEYDTAFFDKRSKFVHYRPRTAVLNNLEFDHADIFADLGAIQTQFHHLVRTVPSEGLIVCNGQQQSLQDTLDKGCWTPVEKFGIEHGWQVGEVNANGSFDVLLDGKKAGHVAWDLMGGHNRMNALAVIAAARHAGVDIQTACEALSAFKNVKRRMEIKGTVNGITVYDDFAHHPTAIETTIEGLRQRVGNARILAVLEPRSNTMKLGTMKAALPESLKGADQVFCYAGGVDWDVAEALAPLGGKLHVGQDFDAFVAEIVKHAEAGDHILVMSNGGFGGIHGKLLEALK
- a CDS encoding O-methyltransferase, which gives rise to MPKLTPQMFAFLQAPQAESVLLRLYTQALKQNRQMFFHFLPKIFKLLGKGLDWTGENESFYEDKYIPIAPRQGKFLYMQALASGAKNIVEFGTSYGISTLYLAAAAKRNGGRVITCEYLPHKAAAARKHFQEACLADYIELREGDALETLKDLAICPDFVLLDGWPDLVFPVFKLLEPNLADRAVIAVDDVEGFSPAMQDYLDYVRRPENGYISSTLKPYKALEYTVKTGNHTEKVV
- a CDS encoding ABC transporter permease: MSSIRSFSSTLLLALLPLGFLIVMVVAPLVALAFYDGSAWGGVLRDDYMQHLILWTVFQALATCVLVGILGVPAAWVLARLDFRGRALVLRLLMLPFVMPTLVAGMGVLALFGTNGAVWAGWQDTPYLLIYGNVFFNLPVLVRAAYQGFLQVPEARLQTAQALGAGAWQRFLRVEWPVLRPWLAGGLCLVFLYCFSGFGLALLLGGDRYATVEVEIYRLIAYELDMAQASVLVWLVLGITAAAGLLYARLSRRTDADKAHAAPRPRKPETAAERLMVAAVLSVLCVCCLMPLLAVVRQAVLAGGSWRVLLEGETLAALWNTVRFSAAAVAAAAVLGVSYACLARRAAWVRGAVFLPFMVSPVCVAFGVLLLYPQWTASLPLLIAAYALLAYPFVAKDVLAAWDALPQGYGEAARTMGANRFQTTFYITAPLLKPAFRRGLTLAAATCVGEFAATLFLARPEWQTLTTLIYAYLGRAGADNYSRAMVLTAVLMLFATMVFLLLDGKDED
- a CDS encoding PD-(D/E)XK nuclease family protein, which codes for MKPNIFDIATKELSQDAFITWLLMFADEGCKREDEVLNECARKFVTELIKSHYPNFDEKITSVKAGRQRENIDIWAEVNDKYFIVIEDKTNTKEHSNQLNRYREAAERMAKGKSIVCIYIKTGNENKASLTRVENKGFKVFDRKNLICILEKYTDLIKNNIFIDFLERIKRLEEKNNQFGEIAITEWQGIDWQGFFQFLENELPAADMWWDYANNPSGGFWWYAFSKLPLTDKNFIYMQLEQSKVRLCFKVNISDESVENDRRQIRNKLFKLFISEARKEGFFEIKKPERFGKGKTMTFAVVEREGWFGNDKLDREGVIKNILKYQEFFIAFQKKFKADTQSPKQAQIPSLRFKK
- a CDS encoding NAD(P)H-hydrate dehydratase, coding for MMNPSYKFPDTPDFFQTTSQFPDVFAPRQAESHKGTYGTLAVVGGASGMSGAVVLASTAAIYQGSGKVWAGFNQTALPFAVIPERPEIMLATAEDLLKRKDISAWAVGCGMGLDETASQILNTVLTQNQDAPLLLDADALTLLARSHPENREAAQKRSHLVLTPHPAEAARLLGTSTQAVQQDRMSAVHTISATFQAVTVLKGHRTLVATPDGTVYTNPSGNAGLATAGSGDVLSGIIGSLLAQGIPPFQAACAGVWLHGAAADVIKHSTGVETGMLAGEIAPTARWLRNRLMTEKTKN
- a CDS encoding cytochrome b/b6 domain-containing protein, yielding MKQKVKVWDLPTRLFHWLLVLSVGFMWYSAQAGGGMLVWHLRCGLLVAGLIVFRLCWGLWGSDTARFSQFVRGPSSIRRYLQGSLTENEQPGHNPLGALMVIALIAAVLLQVTTGLFAADENTFTDSGYLNHLVSSDTGSLMRKIHVNFFNLLAALAGLHIVTVLAYKFLKKKDLIRPMISGYKYIEGQTVTLKFASAAKLIAALAVAAVAVAAILMLK
- a CDS encoding MlaC/ttg2D family ABC transporter substrate-binding protein, which codes for MNPYLSAFVLSVPMVVAAPYVAAETHPAQAQMQQNIDAVLKIARNGSLSEAQKVKQIEQYADRYLDYERISALAVGAPWREFSATQKTEFIRAFKDMIIAMYSHSALIGAADAQVRLLPKMTVNGNKFDVFSELHTKKGTKYEVAYQLYKVGPVYKIYNIRVDGTSLVTVYRNQFGELIKQKGIDGTIATVKAKGLKKQ
- a CDS encoding DUF1841 family protein gives rise to the protein MYDVNTHDVRRFFAHVWRQRLTPLQLDGLQQKALRIIEAHPEYARYLENIEDYLDKTWTPEEGETNPFLHMSLHLSLQEQAAIDQPPGIRAIHGQLCVRYGGDWVRAEHDMMDALAETIWEAQRYGRGLDVNAYMTRLRKLVGLGQEETARINLHEVGVSGIISERA
- the radC gene encoding RadC family protein; translated protein: MSIKQWPEGERPREKLLAHGAGALSDAELLAILLRVGTRGMSAVDLARYLLNEFGSLGKLMSADAKTLSAYKGMGLASFTQFAVVKEIGRRILGEDLQENITLSSPKAVADYLRLHLGHEKIEVSTALLLNRQNRLIAMRELSRGTVAENTVYIREIVKLALDEYADSLIIAHNHPGGSATPSQSDIAFTSRLKQALALVDVSLLDHFIVTAKEVCSMRERGYMEG
- a CDS encoding ABC transporter ATP-binding protein, with amino-acid sequence MTATTASSAKPYLKIQGLVKKFGDNYAVDNIDLDIYQHEIFALLGSSGSGKSTLLRMLAGMESPNQGKIILDGQDITKLAPYERPINMMFQSYALFPHMTVEQNIAFGLKQDKMPKDEIAARVEEMLRLVQMTKYAKRKPHQLSGGQQQRIALARSLAKRPKILLLDEPLGALDKKLRQQTQLELVNTLEQVGVTCIMVTHDQEEAMTMATRIAIMSDGQLQQVGTPSDVYDYPNSRFTAEFIGETNIFGGVVIDDHADYAVIECEGLENHVRIDHGLGGPSEQDIWVSIRPEDIDLYKEKPDHLGSFNWAKGTVEEIAYLGSFAIYHIKLANGRVVKSQVPAPYWYVRNITPPTWDETVYISWPENQPTPLFR